In one window of Gossypium hirsutum isolate 1008001.06 chromosome A01, Gossypium_hirsutum_v2.1, whole genome shotgun sequence DNA:
- the LOC107917451 gene encoding uncharacterized protein, with the protein MENGLLDRVEGNANVHRWFEQTQLEKGDSIAAGYVSELSGYTHISVTQNNLQELKEIWDQWGNETKQLFYGNYGDLPYLLDVQIDEHLFRALAQFWNPAYSCFTFGEVDFVPTVEEYTALLRCPRFQEDRIYSRAVNVPTFWKKLMAITWISEQWTTARIKEKGECKCISWDALKDLILTHPDEAKRVDVFALRLYGLMVFPRALGYVDEATTDLFHRLSKRVTSVPAILAETFRSLGACRKAGAGRFVGCAQLLLAWFYSHFRLIDKVVCRVFFEDYSPLKDIVASIRRVDVPEENWIALLQNLQSKDVEWRAPWMIPGKILYRCGSFNWVPLLGIWAAIGYAPLLALRQFDLRQFVPATHGLTQSEFAYRGADYKKRVGEISSAWNKTCRLKGVAIGHATTPEYVEWRGRRTNDNILEPNLEGARPMEEYLQVMPSELEIMKQEFERNNLELEKRIAKLEEEKMYLSLDIDVQKMEVEKERKEKRKIEEDRDDLKEHYKKAQVSLRRAKIGGSSDQLQKKVQEGKARAEY; encoded by the coding sequence atggagaacggacttcttgatagagtggagggcaatGCCAACGTCCATAGATGGTTTGAGCAAACTCAGTtagaaaagggagatagtatAGCTGCGGGATATGTGTCGGAGCTGTCAGGATATACTCACATCAGTGTTacgcagaataatctccaagagcttaaggagATTTGGGATCAATGGGGCAACGAGACTAAACAGTTATTTTACGGTAATTATGGAGACTTACCTTACTTGCTCGATGTTCAAATAGATGAGCACTTGTTCCGAGCCctcgctcagttttggaatccagCGTACAGTTGCTTTACTTTTGGGGAGGTAGATTTTGTGCCTACCGTTGAGGAGTACACTGCCCTGTTACGTTGTCCCAGGTTCCAGGAAGATAGAATCTATTCTAGAGCTGTTAatgtccctaccttttggaagaaattgatggCTATTACATGGATAAGCGAGCAGTGGACTACTGccagaattaaagagaagggCGAGTGCAAGTGCATTTCATGGGATGCTTTGAAGGATCTGATTTTGACACACCCTGATGAAGCAAAGAGGGTAGATGTTTTTGCCTTAAGGTTGTACGGATTGATGGTGttccctagggctttgggatatgtggatgaggCAACCACGGATCTTTTCCATAGACTCAGTAAGAGGGTCACCTCTGTCCCTGCAATATTGGCAGAGACATTCAGGTCCTTAGGCGCATGTAGGAAAGCTGGCGCAGGCAGGTTTGTTGGTTGTGCACAATTGCTTCTAGCTTGGTTCTATAGTCATTTTCGGTTGATAGATAAGGTCGTTTGTCGGGTTTTCTTCGAGGATTACTCACCGCTGAAGGACATAGTCGCTTCAATTAGGAGAGTTGATGTTCCAGAGGAGAATTGGATTGCACTACTTCAAAATCTTCAGTCAaaagatgttgagtggagagctccgtgGATGATTCCTGGTAAGATTCTTTACCGTTGCGGCAGTTTCAATTGGGTCCCTTTATTGGGAATTTGGGCTGCCATTGGTTATGCTCCTTTGCTCGCGTTAAGGCAATTCGATTTGAGGCAGTTCGTGCCAGCAACTCATGGGCTAACTCAAAGTGAGTTCGCATATagaggagccgattacaagaAAAGGGTCGGTGAGATCTCTAGCGCTTGGAACAAGACGTGCCGATTGAAAGGAGTAGCTATTGGCCATGCTACGACTCCAGAATATGTTGAATGGAGAGGAAGAAGGACCAATGATAACATTCTTGAGCCAAATCTGGAAGGAGCTCGACCGATGGAGGAATATCTGCAAGTGATGCCCTcggagttagaaattatgaagcaagaaTTTGAGAGGAATAATCTGGAGCTCGAGAAAAGGATAGCAAAGCTTGAAGAGgaaaagatgtacttgagtttAGATATTGATGTCCAGAAGATGGAGgtcgaaaaagaaagaaaggaaaagaggaaGATTGAAGAGGATAGAGATGACTTGAAGGAACATTACAAAAAGGCACAGGTATCCTTGAGAAGAGCGAAAATAGGAGGGTCTTCAGATCAGTTACAGAAAAAGGTCCAAGAAGGAAAGGCTAGAGCTGAGTACTAG